Proteins encoded together in one Microcebus murinus isolate Inina chromosome 18, M.murinus_Inina_mat1.0, whole genome shotgun sequence window:
- the GJD3 gene encoding gap junction delta-3 protein: protein MGEWAFLGSLLDAVQLQSPLVGRLWLVVMLIFRILVLATVGGAVFEDEQEEFVCNTLQPGCRQTCYDRAFPVSHYRFWLFHILLLSAPPVLFVIYSMHQASKEAGGAEEAAACARGRPEGPCAPCAQRARRARRCYLLSVALRLLAELAFLGGQALLYGFRVAPHFACAGPPCPHTVDCFVSRPTEKTVFVVFYFAVGLLSALLSLAELGHLLWKGRPRAGERDNGCSRAHEEAQKLLPPQPPALPSRRPGPDPYAPPAYAHRGPAGDEGGSGRGKASLATSRQDLAI, encoded by the coding sequence ATGGGGGAGTGGGCGTTCCTGGGCTCGCTGCTGGACGCCGTGCAGCTGCAGTCGCCGCTCGTGGGCCGCCTCTGGCTGGTGGTGATGCTGATCTTCCGCATCCTGGTGCTGGCCACGGTGGGCGGCGCCGTGTTCGAGGACGAGCAGGAGGAGTTCGTGTGCAACACGCTGCAGCCGGGCTGCCGCCAGACCTGCTACGACCGCGCCTTCCCGGTCTCGCACTACCGCTTCTGGCTCTTCCACATCCTGCTGCTCTCGGCGCCCCCGGTGCTGTTCGTCATCTACTCCATGCACCAGGCCAGCAAGGAGGCGGGCGGcgcggaggaggcggcggcgtGTGCCCGCGGGCGGCCCGAGGGGCCCTGCGCCCCCTGCGCCCAGCGCGCCCGCCGCGCGCGCCGCTGCTACCTGCTGAGCGTGGCGCTGCGCCTGCTGGCCGAGCTGGCCTTCCTGGGCGGCCAGGCGCTGCTCTACGGCTTCCGCGTGGCCCCGCACTTCGCGTGCGCCGGCCCGCCCTGCCCGCACACCGTCGACTGCTTCGTGAGCCGGCCCACCGAGAAGACCGTCTTCGTGGTCTTCTACTTCGCCGTGGGGCTGCTGTCGGCGCTGCTCAGCCTGGCCGAGCTGGGCCACCTGCTCTGGAAGGGCCGCCCGCGCGCGGGGGAGCGCGACAACGGCTGTAGCCGCGCGCACGAGGAGGCGCAGAAGCTGCTCCCGCCCCAGccgccagccctgccctcccggcGCCCCGGCCCGGACCCCTACGCCCCGCCCGCCTATGCGCACCGGGGGCCGGCCGGCGACGAGGGCGGCAGCGGCCGCGGCAAGGCGTCGCTGGCCACTAGCCGCCAGGACCTGGCCATCTAG
- the RARA gene encoding retinoic acid receptor alpha isoform X2, translated as MYESVEVGGLTPTPNPFLVVDFYNQNRACLLPEKGLPAPGPYSTPLRTPLWNGSNHSIETQSSSSEEIVPSPPSPPPLPRIYKPCFVCQDKSSGYHYGVSACEGCKGFFRRSIQKNMVYTCHRDKNCIINKVTRNRCQYCRLQKCFEVGMSKESVRNDRNKKKKEVPKPECSESYTLTPEVGELIEKVRKAHQETFPALCQLGKYTTNNSSEQRVSLDIDLWDKFSELSTKCIIKTVEFAKQLPGFTTLTIADQITLLKAACLDILILRICTRYTPEQDTMTFSDGLTLNRTQMHNAGFGPLTDLVFAFANQLLPLEMDDAETGLLSAICLICGDRQDLEQPDRVDMLQEPLLEALKVYVRKRRPSRPHMFPKMLMKITDLRSISAKGAERVITLKMEIPGSMPPLIQEMLENSEGLDTLSGQPGGGGREGGGLAPPPGSCSPSLSPSSNRSSPATHSP; from the exons ATGTACGAGAGTGTGGAAGTGGGGGGGCTCACCCCCACGCCTAACCCCTTCCTAGTGGTGGATTTTTATAACCAGAACCGGGCTTGTTTGCTCCCGGAAAAGGGGCTCCCCGCCCCTGGTCCCTACTCCACCCCGCTCCGGACTCCGCTTTGGAATGGCTCAAACCACT ccATCGAGACCCAGAGCAGCAGTTCAGAAGAGATAGTGCCCAGCCCACCCtcgccacctcccctcccccgcatCTATAAGCCTTGCTTTGTCTGTCAAGACAAATCCTCAGGCTACCACTATGGGGTCAGCGCCTGTGAGGGCTGCAAG GGCTTCTTCCGCCGCAGCATCCAGAAGAACATGGTGTACACGTGTCACCGGGACAAGAACTGCATCATCAACAAAGTGACCCGGAACCGCTGCCAGTACTGCCGGCTGCAGAAGTGCTTCGAAGTGGGCATGTCCAAGGAGT CTGTGAGGAACGACCGaaacaagaagaagaaggaggtgCCCAAGCCCGAGTGCTCTGAGAGCTACACGCTGACGCCAGAGGTGGGGGAACTCATCGAGAAAGTGCGCAAAGCGCACCAGGAGACCTTCCCCGCCCTCTGCCAGCTGGGCAAATACACTACG aaCAACAGCTCAGAACAACGTGTCTCTCTGGACATTGACCTCTGGGACAAGTTCAGTGAACTCTCCACCAAGTGCATCATTAAGACTGTGGAGTTTGCCAAGCAACTGCCCGGCTTCACCACCCTCACCATTGCCGACCAGATCACCCTCCTCAAAGCTGCCTGCCTGGACATCCTG ATCCTGCGGATCTGCACGCGGTACACGCCCGAGCAGGACACGATGACCTTCTCAGATGGGCTGACCCTGAACCGGACCCAGATGCACAATGCTGGCTTCGGCCCCCTCACCGACCTGGTCTTTGCCTTCGCCAACCAGCTGCTGCCCCTGGAGATGGACGATGCTGAGACTGGGCTGCTCAGCGCCATCTGCCTCATctgtggag ACCGGCAGGACCTGGAGCAGCCGGACAGGGTGGACATGCTGCAGGAGCCGCTGCTTGAAGCACTGAAGGTCTATGTGCGGAAACGGAGACCCAGCCGCCCGCACATGTTCCCCAAGATGCTGATGAAGATCACAGACCTGCGAAGCATCAGTGCTAAGG GGGCTGAGCGGGTGATCACGCTGAAGATGGAGATCCCGGGCTCCATGCCGCCTCTCATCCAGGAAATGCTGGAGAACTCAGAGGGCCTGGACACTCTGAGCGGAcagccggggggtggggggcgggaagGGGGTGgcctggccccacccccaggcagctgtagccccagcctcagcccaaGCTCAAACAGAAGCAGCCCGGCCACCCACTCCCCGTGA